In the genome of Oryzias melastigma strain HK-1 linkage group LG4, ASM292280v2, whole genome shotgun sequence, the window GAACCGTCTCGGTCCATTTTGGGGTCACCGGAGCCTGTCTGCTGGGCGAGGCAGGACCGTtccaatttttattaaatgatctTCAGGTATAGTAAAACAGTTATGAACTGGAATGCATCAacaagtaaaagtttttttttatttacaacaaataCTTTGACAAAGAAACCTTGTTGCTGCCAAGaaaatttaattattcaaatgCTCTCACAGGAACTCGTCACCTGGACGTTACCTGAGGAGACGGTTCACACTCAGAGCACAAACGGTATCAaagcttttctgtgttttgggtACAACTGGTATTTGCTGACGTAAAGCTCGTGACTCAGCTGTGCGGCCAGCGCCTGGTTAAAGAACACGTAAAGAACCAGCAGCCACCACGTGGAAGACCGTCCACCAAAGACAAAGCCCAGAGAGACGTAGATGAGCAGCTCGGCAAAGTAGTGCGGGCATGACACCAAGTGGAAGCAGCCTCCTGTCGGCATCCGATGAGCAAGCGTCTCCACTGCTCCTGCAGGGGAAATATTACGTTTCCACTGTTATTTCTGAACACTCAGCCCTACATACACCAGACAGGGAAAACGTGGCATTTCTGAGAAAATCAGCTGTTAATACGACTTCAGCAACTTCTTCTGTTTGGTCTAaaagaggtttttattttcccatgAATAGTtagaaaaccaaaacaacaatttaataaattcagtatttttgttgactttaacatgtgtttttatgtcaacAGAGGGGATGTGGATTAGTTGAGGTataatttagaaatgcattaataaatatttagtgacagtgaatttgataaaaatatagatagaaaacatggaaacagtgagaagtctaaagctgtcattgactttgaatagacgacaagatcagcctaaatgttcattattgagagtaaactcactcagatcttgttcaaatgttttctagaagttctcctttatcagctgaaagcaataatttactagtgtcacattcttgtttttccagctctgtttgtacaattgtaacacagcagtaaacagacatctagACCATTCCAATATGGAGAGCAACTTtgcgtacgcaacaagctagcatgctatcTCTAGTGATAAACCTCATTGTGTGCCCCAACAGCCctactcacaactcagaggtaaatttctaataaactcctatgccctagaaaatgacacaggttgtttgattttgcctaaaaacagcatcattataattaaaagactactgctttgaaaatagactaAAACGATGATTGCAGTGGGACTTCTATAATTAAATCAGAAATCTAAACTTGtacattcatttttcttcaagaGAATTCCAACTTACAGCAGATTTAGTGGAGTTTCTAAACTGCACAATTGAAGTGTGAGGGGACAAACAGAGATGAGTCcgtaaaaaagaggaaatgtgtAAAATGAGGAAATACTAAAGAAACAGAATTTGAAGGGAAGACAAATGAACTTTCTGCATTTGATAAAACAGTTTAACAGGCAGAATTTCACCAAGAGTTATTACTCTACTTACTAGTGATGtaatgattcagtcaagccacgattcaatttacagttttaaaattacgatttatttttcttttaattttttttcttagtaaaagtattttaaggccaagtatgttttctttttgctctttacatcaaactgtctgttttcgtacgaacagaaatgattcaatacaaataaacaattatgcATTATAGTGatatgatcacaaatcctttcatactcgttCATGATGTACTCTCGCCCAAATGATCGTTCATGTGCAgcaagcagagaaaaaaagacagacggCTAAAGAGAGTTCATataaaagagcacggctcccggaAAGAAGTCAGAAGAGAAACAGTTGTGAAGCTGCATCGTcaccatgactgttgtcacggtagattggtcaaagttgcagtaaagtaGCGATGAAAACGTACAATTGCAGAGTGAGCAACAAATCTTAGGCTTTGCTTTAATTGGAAAACAGTGACCGTATGACTCATATACCTGATTTTCCAGTCCGCAGTCGAGCCAGAAGGACTATAGACTGATGCTGCAACAGCGAGCCGCAGATGAAGACGATAAATCCAGTCGTCTGAATCCAGCCCAGCTGTGAGAGAGAGCTggctcctgaaaaaaaaaaagagaacggACGATTAAACCTCAAGGCAGAAccacaagaaaaacaataataagtGACATCCATCAAACCTTTTCCAATGCGGTCAACACAGAGAACTGTCAACCCCAGTGCAACGTAATACACGAGGCCAAACCCATACTGCACGACATGCATGACCCCATCAGAGAAAACGCTGACAAACAGGCACTCCAGCAGCCTCCTAAGGGAGTGGACCCACACCAGCAGCTGCACCAGAACCGTGGACAGCTGTGGGACTGCAGACAGCAGCAACATGAGGAGGAATTACACATGGAAACACGGATTCATGCAGATCAGATCTACTTACCTGGACT includes:
- the srd5a3 gene encoding polyprenol reductase is translated as MSWGFLNWSLIDVLWFTLALCFLLAFCIHKISGNNHESLNFFLIFQDLIRYGKTKNLKRTSWLRMFDVPKRWFWHFYIVSVCWNGCLLFLNMNSIHHRQSYPSWLTGILDVLSGAPSPDSPVPQLSTVLVQLLVWVHSLRRLLECLFVSVFSDGVMHVVQYGFGLVYYVALGLTVLCVDRIGKGASSLSQLGWIQTTGFIVFICGSLLQHQSIVLLARLRTGKSGAVETLAHRMPTGGCFHLVSCPHYFAELLIYVSLGFVFGGRSSTWWLLVLYVFFNQALAAQLSHELYVSKYQLYPKHRKALIPFVL